The DNA region GCCCCTGACCTGGCTCCAGGTTGAAATaccatggatttttaaaaattttctgttatttcatagaatcacagaatggcttgggttgaaagggacattaaagatggTTGAGTTCCAGTCctcctgctatgggcagggacaactccAGGGACAAGGAGTAAATCAGGTTTGATAGGTAAAATGGGGAGAAGGGAACATAGACCTTCCTTCCACCCATTAGGGCAGCTTATCCCTGAGAGGCGCTAAGGCTTTTAATAGAGTGAACATAAAAGGCCAGTCCCTTGAAGATGCAGAAAGACCCAGCCATGATCCTGGTTGTCCTGCAGGGCCAGAAGGCAGAATgactgcaggcaggagcccttTCTACAGAAACTCCTTTGGGAAATGTAGGCATTTTGCTAGTATTTATTTcctgttcattttcttgagcCTCAAACCCGCAAACAGGTGGCTACTGCTCAATCTGTGCAGACATCTTCCTACATCATGAAATGATGTGGAAAAGGGAGATAATTCTTTCTTGTAATCACAATTATTTTGGGATACCATCCTTCTCTCCCCACTCGCACAGGTCTTCAGAGATAGGGAAGGCATGTGACAGCATCAGGGCGAAGGCAGACACACCACTGGATGTGAGGAtggcaggatgctgctgtcacacaccaGGAAATCTTGGTGTAGACAAGGGTGTCAACACACTGGACTAGCATGCTGATAAATCAAGATTCCAGAATCTCTCACTGAGATCAAGCATCCGTGTTTTATTGACTGTCTTATGACCATTATCAATACTTTGCTTTGATATTGCAATACAGTGACTTTTGAGCGGGAAGATGGAGGAATATGACTGTGAAAAGGAacctgctcagctgtgtttGAGGCACAATGAAACTTCTTGTGCAAATAAAACTTCTTGCCTAACGGTTTTTGAACTTGCTTCTACTTCTAAATATCTTGTATAAATAACATTGATCCAAAGCCCATCAAAAGGTGGGCTTTGGATCATTGAAGGTGACTGAAAAACTtgaagggtttggggtttttcctttttttttttttcacagaagtgtgatttctctgaaaaaaacaaCTCCTTGAGCCATACTGCGGGAATAATTTCCAGGAAATCTTTGGGTAGAGAAGGGTGTCAACTGAACACACCAGTGCTGTGGATGCTGCCTCCACTGTTAGCCTGGCAAGGGAGAAGTGCTTGCAAACAGCTCATGTTTCCCTTTTGGGTTCCCTTGGCAGGTTTCTAAGTCACTGGGTCCTGAGtcctctcccataggaaggatGCCCTACTTTGGTACCAGATTCTGCTCTTGGACACTCACTGAGACCACCAGTGCTTGTAGGCAAATATCCAAATGCAAAATGTGCCTTATGTTCCACATTCAGCCACTTAATCCCTCCTTTATCAGAAGAGATTCCTCTCCCTGGAAGCTCTCAGACTCACAACAATGTCCAAGCAATCCTAAGGACCCGTTGCAGTTTTCCATCCCCACCAAGCCAAATGCCAAAAAGCAGCCCAAGGAGGAATCTTCCCTCTAGTCCCATCCCTCCAGCACAGGAGAAAGACGGAGCTGTTTCCAGCCTCATTTTGGGTGTTATTTTGCCACCCAAACTTGGGTCTGTCAAAGCTGAAACTGAGCAAGACCCTCAGTAACACAGTCTGAGTGCAGATTTCCTTGTCAGCAACAGGTGTGAAAATTGTCCTGTTAGTTACTCCTAGGGGACACACTTACAGACCGTCATGACATGGGCCCATTCAGACAATTCATTGCACTAGGTAATTTCATAGGTAGGTGTCACACTGCGATACGAAATTACTCGCACACAGACGTTAGATGTGAAAGGGGCAAGAAAAGAACTCAAAGAGAGGATTTGGTTTTCTGACTCCACTAgatatagaattccaaaagtgacagtgtattggaggatgaaattgccacctctccaaccacgcTGGTTAAACTAACAGTTCATCAATTCTTTCTACCCACAAACAAGAATGTAAAACAAGCATTATTTACAAGAAGAGtgtgagaaaattcagtagaaatatgtaaacatcagaaggtatagaaaacttttagaagaactttaaaactttcaaaagaacagggtgacagTAGGTACCACCCTCCGTCTCTTCTTTTGCAAGGTAGAAAAGCATTACCCTCAAAAAACACAACAGTTTTCCAAAAGTAACCAAGAAAATCTACAactgtatttaaaacaaaagtaatGTGCAGGTGCTTTGCattgaacaaaaagaaaataaataaaaccaaagttTTCTAAGGCTTCAGAAGAACAGAGAACTTGGAACTATTTACATCCTGGAGACCCAGTTAAGGCATTTGGTTCCAGTCTGGGTCACTGTAAATTCTGTCTCCTTCTGTGTATGAGGTCAGGCCAGCTCTTGGTCACGTCACTTGGCTTTCCAGAGCAGAAAACTCTGGAacaaaaggaggaagagagaaaacatttgGTTGGATACATCCAAGAGGCACACCTGGCAGAACACAATCAATGACTCGAGTGACTTTACTCCAAGAGGACCTGCACAACTTTTTgactttcagcagctgcctctttCTGGAGAGGATTTTTACAGCCTCCCAGCCACTCAGCCAGGCACATCGTGCTTATTTTCTATTGCAAGTTTGCCAGCAGACCATGGCAATGCATCCCTTTGCCCAGAGGGGCCCACAAACCTTGGTCTTTTATGGAAAATGACACTGCAAAGGCCCCATGGGGTGGCAGGTTACAGCTTTTCAGTATTCCCCACTGCTTGTACCACAGGACAACACAACATTTGTAATGATTAAGCTGTACAATCAAAAACAGCTTATCAGCAGCTCTAGGAAATCCTTTTGGCCAATACTGATCAAAGGCCCAGCAAGGAGTCAAAAATTCAAGTGCTGTTCAGCTGTAGCCAAGCTACTTAgcaggtgctgccctgacagggcagctctcccccatccctccctctctctttgcTCCCAAAAGAAGTGCTCAGGAGGAAGCAGAAGCCGGGCTGGCTACAGGGCCAGCCCTGTCTGGTGTCTTCAGTAACTACAGGCAGGGCTGTAAAACAAACACTTACTGTTCTAACTTCAGGTCTTCTTGTCTTGTCTTGTCTGGTCTTGTCCTTACGTGGCAGAGAAGTCACTGGAAAAGGATTCTTCTCATCCCCTGCAGATCCCTGAAAAACCACAGAGAGAAAGCTGGTCAGAGAGAGATGCCTAAAGCAATTCCAAAGCCAGGCTTTCCTAAATTCCCAGAGAAAACGTTCATTTCTCCCAGGCATAGTCTATGCAACGAGCTCTCCCCCTCTTGCCTTCTTTCCTAGCACTCCCTCCAATAATCAAAATGGAACCTTGGCTTCTCACCTGGCAGCTCTCAGTGCTTTGTACCATTAAACTTTTcccaagcacagaaaaattcagGAGCAGGTTCCTTGTTCAATGGCTGAGAGTGCAGTGAGGACTGGAAGCAGGAAAATTATCAGGAAAAAGCAAGCAATTAGAAGGCAGCTAATCAGTGTGCACAGTCTGGCCTAACATATAGCCCTGCCCCCGCCCCCCACAAAACATCCTCGACCCCATACCTCCAGCTGTCAGTAAAGagccaaatttttaaaaacagccagtaaaatctgatttttttaacccATAAATGCAACAATTTTGTCAGCATGCTATTAAACCTGAGGCCCAGGTTGCAGCCACACCCACAggttatttataaataaatcaaaatttctttttataaacCCACTGCAGTTGCCTACAGTCAGAAATGGTCACTTATCTGAGAGGATGTTTCTGAAGTGAATCCCACAGCACACCTGTGTTGCAGGAATCCTCCCACCAGCTCTCCTGGGTACCACTGTTGATGCCCTGGGATTGCTCCTTGTGGTCTTCCTCCACTTTCCTGTGCTTGGCAAACAAAGGATCCTGGCTCATGGCAGGGTTATCCACGGCAGGCAGGTCCAGGTCATCAGTCGCAGTTCTGGGTCTCTTTTGGGTCGTCATGGTCGAATTTGGTGCACGTTGTGCAGCAGTCATGGccggcagtgctggcagcaccacatttttcctctcagtttgGAACGAATCTTCTGATGCTCTGGACCAGAGAAGCAAATTCATGATCATGATGTACATATAACCTAGGCATTTCTTAAAAGCTCGCCTGTATCCTGCCATTCATGCCAATGTCTCAACTAGACATCACTTCCAAAGCTGAGCGGCTACAAATAAGAGGGAGTTTGAATTGGCAGAGACTTTCGCATTCAATAACAGTGGCCCAGCAGATTTCTGGTCATCTGAAATCAGGATGACCTGGGAATTCTGGCAGCAAGAAGCAGCCCCAAATAGCTCTCAACCTGTTTCACCACTGCTCATTTCCATCCTTTCTAGCCAGCTTCGCAAAGTTTCCAAGAACACACCAAGCAGTGAATCCCAGCTCATGGACTGCAGCAtcagaagagcaggaaatgaaGTTAAACCCAGGGAGAAGGCTCAGGTGTGAGGCTGCACTTCTTGCCTAACTCTGCTGGGCATGGGACGGTCCGCTCACCTCTTTCAGCACCCACTTTTCCCGTGTTTTGGTCCCTAGTCACTGCACACgtgctctccagctgctctgccttggctCAGCTGATGCTGCACCGAGGATGATTtgacacagagcacagcaccaTCCTCAACCCGATCCAGACTCCTCTCTGCCCAAAACTACCTCCTACCCTTCCCACTCCAAAAGCCAGCGCATGACTAAGACAGCTGCTCATTTTCcctgaggaaaagggaggaaggaacTCCAGAATTAAAGCTCTTCCATTCCTACTGCGATTGGAACATCCCTTCCCCCAGCCAGTCATCAGCCCCGACACCTCTGTGCTTTCAAAGGATGTCAGAAGGGAAGGGCTCCCTACCCTTACTCACCTACACCTTCAGAGTGGCTTTCTGCACTGGTTGCTTCTGTGGGAATTGTCAAAATCAGAGAGTTTTAGGAAAGCTACAAAAAGCAGACCTCAGAGACAACAAAACTACAATTAGAGCTAAGCAATAGCCGTAAGATTTatcaacagaaaaattatataagaagtagaaaaacaaggacaaatagaacaatAGTCTGTATATTAACACTTGCCTAGAATACCgccctaagctacagaaaagtacatctagcaaGATATTAAgaagttctaagcttaataatAGAGCTttgtgcattgtgttttaaagcTTACAAACAAGAATTACATTCAAAATAAGGAAACCCTCTTTCAACAAAAAATGCATGTACTGCTAGTAGTTAGATACAACTACTATCaatatgcttttgttttgtgtgatTAGTCAAAAAACTTTTGAAGTAAGTTgtaacattaagttctttgtGTGCTACCAAAAATGTAGACTACTACTGTCTTCCCATTGTCATAACCATGTCATAAGACTAATGCTAAAAAAGAAACTTAACACGCGTTCCACagcaatcccatcccattcatAATTTATACATAAACCCCCAACCAACAATAGCTTCCAGCATGTAAAGGCCAATCTGCAGCAGCTGTAGCTGCAGAATGCACATCACGTTAGAAGCAAACTCTTGAGTGTCTGGACAGGAGATACAGGAGttcttcatctttcccttcTGAAGAGAGACTTAGATTTACACATCTTTCTGACATCCCATCACTGCATACTCACTTCAGTTTATTGGAGCCTTTGTTTGCTGAAAGCGGAAATtattttgttgggatttttttgtctcattcctttttcttcctgggaGTATCCCCCTTGTCTTCCCTCTAGCAGCAAGaataaaaacagggaaaaaaaatcactcaggTCTTGGAAGTTCACCTAAAGTACAGAGCACTACAGCTCAGTTTGATAGATTCtggctgaaaacagaaaaaaacaacacactGGAACTCCCTTTAGAGGAGAAGCATCACGGCTCTACTGCCAGCCTATGAAGGGGAAACTCCACACGGGTTTTTCAAACACCACCTTGGTCATTGTCCAAACCCACTTCCTCTAGCCCCTCTCACCTTCTTTTTGGGGGACTCCTCAGGACTCCTCATGGCTTTCCTCTTCACGTCTGCCTCCCTTGCAGGCGAGAACAACTTCTTCTCCCCAGGAGGCAAGGGCACCTTCCCTTTGTGCAAATCCCCAGGCCTGTGGCCACTGGGCATGAAGGCATCATACTCCTGAGCATGTCTCAGGAGACTGGGCTCCAAAAAGCCTTTGGTGTTGACCTGGTGGGAGCCCTTTCTCTTCTCAGAGGCCTTGTGAAGTGCCGGCTTCAGGCCTTTTTTGTCGGTGGCTTTTGGCTTCACTGTTTTCTTGACTTTGGGCTGGTCCTTGCAAGACTGGTCTGTGACCTGCAAAAGACCAGCCTCACTCTCTACCTTCCAGACTCTCTTGGATTCGTCATGTACCTGGGACATACTTGGCCTTTTGATACCCAGAGTATTCTTGGGCAAGGCCTCCTTGGTGTGCACAGGAGGCTTCAGAAAGCTGGGCTTGGATGTAACATCAGATTCGTGGGCAGGCTTGGCCACTTGGCCACAACTCTGGTCAGGAACCTTGGGCACGTGGGCAGAGCTCTTGTCAGGCTCCTCGTGCTTCCTGTTCTCAGAGGGTTTTTGCACTCCCAGCTTCAGGCCTTTTCGGAAAGCAGGTTTTGGTTTCTCTGCTTCTTGGACTTACAGCTTGTCTTTGGAGGACTGGTCTCTGACCTCCAACGGACCAGGCTCGCTCTCCAGCTTCAGGACTTTCTTGGATTTGTCATGCTCCAGGGGCTCGCTGGGCCTTTTGATACCCACAATCTTCCTGGGCAAGGCCTCCTTGGTGTGCCCAAGAGGCTTTAGAGAGCTGGGTGTGCTCATACCATGAGATTCCTGAGGAGCCTTTGTCACTTGGCCAGAGGTCTTATGAAAATGCTCGGTCATTTGGCCAGAGGTCTTGTGAGTGTCCTCGGCCACTTGGGAAAAGGTCTTGTGGAAATCCATGGCCACTTGGCCACAGCTCTTGTAAGAAGCCTCCCTTGCCTTGGAGTGGTGCTGGCAGGAATTGCTGCTGATGCCCCGCTCCTGCTTCACACCCTCCTCACGTCCATGCCCATGGGCAATTTCCATGGGGCCCTCTCTTTGTACTGCTCTTCGCTTTATCTGGGTCATTAGGTTGTCAAGGTGCCACTTTTTAGAAGCTGATGGCTCAGGCTGccaacaaaagagaaaagaaggattCAAGACTGATGCCTTTTTGGCTCTTTCTGTCCTagcacagctccccagagcCCAGAGACTCTTGCCCAGAAGTCTGGCCTTTGGCCTGTGAAGAACTGACTCTAAACTAACAGGCCACAGGCACTAACTTGCTCCTTGAGCATGGTATGATGGAACCCCACACAAGGTGCTGTTTCTGCTTGGTTTCTAACTCTCAACACTGTTTATGGTCAAAGAACTTAGGCTGGCCTCCAGGCAGGCTCCTTCTGCCAAGACTGAAGTTCTGCTCAGCAGAGAGATCTCTTGTAATTTACCAGAAGCCCTGGCCAAAATGGGCAGGGTTACCTTTGCCTGCAATGGAAATTCGGAAGTCTCTGTTCTAGCAGGTGTCCGAAAAGGTGGCAGGAGAGGTGACAGGGGGCTGCTCATTTcctggaaagagaaggagagaagaagCTCACAGGAGTTTTGCTGATGGACACAGAGGCAGTTTCACGCTTCCCAGAGTCAGAGGGATCCACCTCCCCATGGATTGGTACCGGCTTTCCCATGGAGATCTGGTATTGAAGAGCACCCACCTCCAATATTCCTTCAATGGACTGCTCATACATGTGCACGATGGGCTGAAACAAGAAAGAGGGAAGCACTGTGAGTTTGTTTGGGTATTTTACTCCTTGATACCAAACAAGCATGCGCTCAGCAAACATTTGCTGTCCAACAGCTCTAGAAATGTCTTTCAAGTCCATTCATAATGAAATGCTAATAAGGAATAACAGTTCCATCTGAAGGGCAGTAAGGAACAGAGAccaggcagagcaagagctgaaACCACCAGTCACCTCCTGCAAGATCAATGTCTGGCTTCCCTGGCAGTCAGGAAACACCGTTTCCATTGCTGACTTTGCTGACTTTTATTTAATATGGTTAAGAAAGTCTGTTTCTGCAGTGTGCTCCCTTCATTCAAAATCACTTTCCTTTAGTTGCTATTGTAGCAGCGAAGCTTGGCCTGCAAAGGCACAGGCTGTCTCTGCATGTGAAAGAGTTGAGCAAAAAGTGTCATTAGTTAAGAAAAAACAGTTAGAAATAAAAGTTCCCAATCCTAGAGAAATTCCCAGTTCAGTTCTAGAGAAGGAGGAATATTTGTCATTCACCCAAATGAAATCAGACtcatttttctgaaggaaaaaaaaacaaaacaaaacaaataaaaccaaaaaaaaaaccagaacaacTTTGACCAAAATGCAACCCTTGCAAGGTGCAGTTGTTGCTTGGCTTCCAGTTCAGAACAGTCAGGTAACTTGGGCTGGCTCCAGGCTGGATCCTCCTGCCAAGATCGAGCTTTTGCTTGGCAAAGCACTTGACCATCATCACTTGGGCTCCTGGAAAGACATCCTACTACTTATTACACACAACATTTGAACACAGAAAAAGGTTCAGGCCTTCAGGCACAGGAGCTTTTCTGAAGGACTAAAGCAGAGACCACAAACTTCAAACTAAGCCCAGCTAATGGACCAGCTCTGCAAGGTTGCTTTGATTCTGGCCAGGATTTGATTCTGGCACAAGGAAAGCACCCACACATGGAGCTCGTGCAAGATAGAGAAGACTCTTCATCTGTTTTCAGCCAACTTCAAGGCAGGCGTCTTCATTCCACCTGAGAATAGAAATGCTCTGGAGTTGTCCACAAATTCTGCTTCTTGGCTCCAGACTTTGCAAACTGCAGAGGAACACAGCTTGacttgccctttttttttttttttttttttttgtttgtttggatgggatttttttgacaCTCCTTTTTAAACACACTTCAAGGAAGATGCCACATTCCTGTTCCTTTCTGCACACTGACACTCCCTAACTGGGCCCTGCCAGGAAGTCTGTCAGTGCAGGCAATACAAGGCTCTCTGTTGGGGTTGAGGGATTCTTAAAGACCTGAACAAGAAGGTTGGCTTTACAAACAGCTTTGCTCAGGTGCTGGGAGAAGAGGTAAAAGCTGGCACAGAAGGACAAGAGATACATCGGAGCTTCACgtgtgctgtatttttaagGCAGCTCACAGTTAATTTGGAAAGATGCCTTAAAGagactggggtgacacaggagaGTGAAGGTTCTGCtttggggaagagaggacagagCCGTTCAGTGTCTCTGTGAAGGCAAAGCGACTCCCTGCACGGTTATCCCCTGTGGGTTAAGTCACTCTGCACTGGATCTGCTTAGCTATTCAGGCTGGAAGCCTCAAGTTTTCCGTGCCGCCAGGAAAAGAAGTCATCAATACGGAATTCCCAGCTGCAGGTGACACATGCCTTAGACATCGAATGAGCCAAAGTCCTGGCCTGGAAGAAATGGCTTTCCTAAGGGATGTCCAGGGAGGTCACAGGAAAAATCCTATTTGGTGTGTGGCTGTTCACTATAACTGAGGCCAAACACTTTAATTCAAATGGAATTCaaagcaggaggagggaagaacaGCAGAGTTTCTTCTGCTCCAGACCTCTTCAATGTCAGGttccctgcagggcaggagtgTCCTCACAGCTCTTCTTTCACCCAaaacaggagggagggatgagCTTTCAGCCAAAGGCCCCCCTGGTCAGCCTTCCCAAGATCCTTTGTCTGCCTGAATCTCTCTCCTCCATGCAGCACAGCTCACTTGGGATGCTTCCCAAGAGCcaagcagcccagccctgttGCCCAATCACCTCTCCCATGCTGAACATCCAGCACACCGACCACAGATCCAGGGCTGCAGCCTCActgtttcttcctcctcctccctctccaggCTTCAGCACTGGAGGACCGTTTTATCAAAGGCAGGTTCATCTTTGAGAGCAAGCAGTATAAGAAAATATGGCATTGACAGGactgaaagaagcagaaaatgaaagaaggaaTTTTCCAGTTACAGAGCCAGTACTCAAAACACCCATGAAGAGAAATCAGGGGCCCACCGCCCAGAGGTACCTACTGCAGAGAAGGATCATTCAGCATATGCACTCAAAGTTTCACCTCTCAGCTGCAGAATGGATTAATCCTGGAGTGGAAACTCCAGAAGGGCTAGACAGTGATGCCAAAGGAGAAGGGGGAACACTGCCCGGTTAGGCACCAGATGTCCAGGAAGGATTTATGAATGACAAAGTATGGAAACGAAGCAGAGGGCAAGAAATGCctgatgctgctgcagaggtCTCAAGGGGACACCTGCACAGTGACAGTATTTAAGGTCTCCTGTCCTGACTGCCCTCAGACAGCAGACAGTGTgaggcaaggggctgtgggagcagcctctgcttTTGATTTGCATTCACCTCGGGTGCTGGTGCTCTTGGAAGTGCAGAGACTGAGGAGCTGTGGCAGTCCCTAGTGCTCTCTGACTCcgagctgctgggctgtgctggtgccatCCTCTTGTGCTCGGACTGGAgagccctgcaaggccacaggGAGACAAAATTAGGAAGCAGCAGGGGGAAAGGTTACTTACTTATTCCACTGACATGGCAGCACTCAAAAACTGAGCCCTCTGTTTGGGCACTGAGAGCAGAGGGGAGAAAGCCAGAGGAATACATTACTGTGCTCCGAAAATAAAGCTCCgtatgaaaaaaaccctctgggaatAATAAAACCTTTAACTCACACCCAGCCAGACAAGAATGTAAACAGGATCTCACTGCTACATTGTGAAGCTGCATTCAACcaaataatgtttaaaaaaaaaaaaaaaaacaccaaaacagcCCAGTGCCTTTCTGAAAGCCTGAACCCCCAAAAGATACATTTCCAATAAAGGGTTACAAATTTCAGGATGGATTCTTGGTCAATACAAAACCATGTGATCTACAGACACACTGGGGccaaggaggagaaaagaagggaacACCTGGGGAAATATAAGTCTGGTTCATAGGTAAACTCCAGCATGCCTGGATTATTCATTTCTAATGGGAGCTTTCCTGAAAACCCCACAAATATGAAACCAATTTTCAACAGGAACCCTGAATAGCATCAAACCAAAGCGTGCAGCTTCAAGGGAAACCAGGAAcctcttcccctctccccctcaAATGAAAAGTAGTTTGTTTGGTCTAGAGGGTGGTTTGGGAACACAAGTGTACCTTGGAGGAGCAAGTGAAGAAGATGGCTTTTCCACAACCTGTTTTGTTCACAAAAACAAAGAGGAGAGGGGGAGGCAAGGTTAGCTCAGGGAACTCAGCACAGTGCAACAAGCTGATTTAAAGGCATGTCTGTGTGCCTGGTGTAGGCACCACCTAAAACTGACTTGGTCAGCAGCACTCTCAGCACTCCCACTTGTGTCTAACACTCTCAGATAATGCTTTTGCTGACAATCGAGATAAAATGGGGTTTGTGCTTCCACAGAGATGACATGCTTCAAGTCTTCGTGAAAAACATCACACTGGAGATGACAACTGTAACAAAAGTGTGAGTCCCTGAAGCATTTTCCATTCATCTGTCTCCTCTGGCTCAAATATGTTACAGCTCTACAAATACAGAGCCTACTGAAAAGagtggaaaagaggaaagagaagttTGCTGCCACATTGGCCCACTCAGACACACTCCCAGGCACAATGGCATCTCAGTAACAGCCCGTGCTGGAAGCATGGGGCAGGTTTCCCTTTGTTTCCCAAATGGAAAATTGGAAGCCCAGACAGGAGGCAGCAGGTCCAGAGCCTTTGGACAAGGGGAGCTCAGGAAAGGCAACCCCCAGCTTGagggaggagcagctctggctgcctggCATGAGTTGTCAGTCCGGCTCTTGAACTGCTCTAGACAAGAGTTACGCTCACAGACTGAGAGGAAGGCTGATCTTACAACTCCAGCTTTTATCCCTACTTCTCCTCAgcccaccccaaaacacactTTCAGGGAGGGCAACATCTGCTGAGTGAACAGGAGCTGAGcaatgcattttttccccagccATTTCCTTAAGGCATGCAAAACATAAGAAAACACAGAGATCGATTATGGAAGAGCACCAACCTTCCAAGCTTTTTCCGTGGATGTCACATCAATGGGcttctttttctgaaacagGAACAAGGGAGGCAGAAGgagttggttggggttttttactaATTGACATGCACACAGCAGCATGTGGTGACCACCAACTCTAGAAAGTCATGCAATACcattaataataaaatgctACTAAGGATCAAAAGGCCTATCTGAAGGGGAATTGATAATGGAGGCCAAGTGGAAAACCAGTTGAAATTCCCAAAGTCATCTCTTCTGCCTCTGAGAAAAATGTCTGTGTTCCCTTTGGAACCTGGCAGTctggaaattttctttccattcttaagctactactactactactgctATTTATCCTTACTGTTATTATTGTTATGTAAATATGCCTGTGCAGTCTTCTCCCTTTATGGAATTACACCATGAAGCAGCTAAGCTTTGTCTTCAAAGGCACAGGCTACCTCTGCATTTAAAAAGTTGTGCAAAAAGCTTCcttacttcaaaaaaaaaaaaaaaaaaacagtcagaAATAATAGTTACCAATTCCTCTAAGGCAGTTCTAGAGTAAGAGGAATATTTCTCATTCACCCAAATAAAATGAGACTCCTTATGCTTCTGAGGGCAACAGCAGTCTGGACAAGACACAACAACGATTGCACTCACCTTGACAGGCTCAGGAAGGATTTTGGACTGTGGAGCTTTGGCTTCTGACCTCTGATTGGAGTGACCTTTATCACTGTCATCACGGCTCGGCTCAGGGTTAGGTGGGAGGCCCAGTGATTCTCGTGAGGATTCTTTCCTTATGTCCTCATATGGGTTGGTCTTACTGGAGGCTGGCCTATGACTCTGGGTCTGTGACTtgattttgggcttttttggaaTCCATATGGGAATCAGAGAGGACTCATGGCTCAGGAGCATCTTGGAGTCCACATTGCCCAGCAGGTTCTTAATGCGCCTGGACAGCTCATCTTCTTTATCGGTCTGCAGCACAAGAACAGAGCGGGAGAAATGTCAGAAACATCCCAAGCAAGAGAGCCAGCTCAGCAGGAGACATTGCTCGGCATCTTCATGGAATTGCCACGCATCCCCACAAGGGAAATTAGGCAAACTCGGTGCAGCAGATGGGAAGATGCTGTGTTTGCAGGGATCGGGCTCAAGTCGGCTGCAGCCCATGCAAAAGACACAgctcccctctcccaccccaagcctccttcctcctctccttccagcCTGCACCCCACTCCCATTACCTTGTAGGGCTTGGCAAAGAGGGGAGTCTTCGCCAAGAATGGATCTTTCTCCTCTGGAGCCACCTGTCTCCTCCGCCTCTCTTGCTCCAGAAGGCAGAGCAGGTTTCTGTTGTTGCTCCAGCTTTCAGACAGAGACACAGAAAAGAGAGTTAACACTTGAACCCCTGGCTTTACTCCATGCAGAAACTGAGGCTTTCTCACAACGGCACATGTCCAGCAGCAAAGCAATGTCAAAATCCTCAGGAAGCTGACAGTGGACAGATTGGTTCTGTCCAGCATGTGCTGTGCCCCAGAGCAATGagacacacaggggacagcacaCATCCTTCTCAGGGATTGCTACTCCTGATACAAGCCATCAAGA from Anomalospiza imberbis isolate Cuckoo-Finch-1a 21T00152 chromosome 4, ASM3175350v1, whole genome shotgun sequence includes:
- the LOC137472748 gene encoding AF4/FMR2 family member 1-like: MTQIKRRAVQREGPMEIAHGHGREEGVKQERGISSNSCQHHSKAREASYKSCGQVAMDFHKTFSQVAEDTHKTSGQMTEHFHKTSGQVTKAPQESHGMSTPSSLKPLGHTKEALPRKIVGIKRPSEPLEHDKSKKVLKLESEPGPLEVTDQSCKDQPKVKKTVKPKATDKKGLKPALHKASEKRKGSHQVNTKGFLEPSLLRHAQEYDAFMPSGHRPGDLHKGKVPLPPGEKKLFSPAREADVKRKAMRSPEESPKKKREDKGDTPRKKKE
- the LOC137472749 gene encoding AF4/FMR2 family member 4-like isoform X3, yielding MEPTDNQNRDKSWSNNRNLLCLLEQERRRRQVAPEEKDPFLAKTPLFAKPYKTDKEDELSRRIKNLLGNVDSKMLLSHESSLIPIWIPKKPKIKSQTQSHRPASSKTNPYEDIRKESSRESLGLPPNPEPSRDDSDKGHSNQRSEAKAPQSKILPEPVKPIVHMYEQSIEGILEEMSSPLSPLLPPFRTPARTETSEFPLQAKVTLPILARASGKLQEISLLSRTSVLAEGACLEASLSSLTINSVES
- the LOC137472749 gene encoding AF4/FMR2 family member 1-like isoform X1, with the protein product MCAVPCVSHCSGAQHMLDRTNLSTVSFLRILTLLCCWTCAVVRKPQFLHGVKPGVQVLTLFSVSLSESWSNNRNLLCLLEQERRRRQVAPEEKDPFLAKTPLFAKPYKTDKEDELSRRIKNLLGNVDSKMLLSHESSLIPIWIPKKPKIKSQTQSHRPASSKTNPYEDIRKESSRESLGLPPNPEPSRDDSDKGHSNQRSEAKAPQSKILPEPVKPIVHMYEQSIEGILEEMSSPLSPLLPPFRTPARTETSEFPLQAKVTLPILARASGKLQEISLLSRTSVLAEGACLEASLSSLTINSVES
- the LOC137472749 gene encoding AF4/FMR2 family member 4-like isoform X4, with the translated sequence MCAVPCVSHCSGAQHMLDRTNLSTVSFLRILTLLCCWTCAVVRKPQFLHGVKPGVQVLTLFSVSLSESWSNNRNLLCLLEQERRRRQVAPEEKDPFLAKTPLFAKPYKTDKEDELSRRIKNLLGNVDSKMLLSHESSLIPIWIPKKPKIKSQTQSHRPASSKTNPYEDIRKESSRESLGLPPNPEPSRDDSDKGHSNQRSEAKAPQSKILPEPVKVVEKPSSSLAPPSPSCTCMSSPLKEYWRK
- the LOC137472749 gene encoding AF4/FMR2 family member 4-like isoform X2, with product MCAVPCVSHCSGAQHMLDRTNLSTVSFLRILTLLCCWTCAVVRKPQFLHGVKPGVQVLTLFSVSLSESWSNNRNLLCLLEQERRRRQVAPEEKDPFLAKTPLFAKPYKTDKEDELSRRIKNLLGNVDSKMLLSHESSLIPIWIPKKPKIKSQTQSHRPASSKTNPYEDIRKESSRESLGLPPNPEPSRDDSDKGHSNQRSEAKAPQSKILPEPVKVVEKPSSSLAPPRALQSEHKRMAPAQPSSSESESTRDCHSSSVSALPRAPAPEVNANQKQRLLPQPLASHCLLSEGSQDRRP